In Bos taurus isolate L1 Dominette 01449 registration number 42190680 breed Hereford chromosome 10, ARS-UCD2.0, whole genome shotgun sequence, the genomic window TGGAATGGAAACTGTAAGCATGGCTGTCCTTGAGGAATTTGGGGGATTCATTTGTTCTGAGGCCTCTTTGtcttcctgcctctctgggcCTGGCCCGGAATTTGGCCCCGTGGCCACCTGTGGGAATGGCGCCTCAGGCTTCTCCTGTACTGGCTGATGTGCATGTGCTGCGGGGCTGAGGGACTGCACAATTGGCTGTCCCCCTCGTGTCACTCTATGATCCCCCACACACAGCGGGCCGGGCTGCCAGTATCTGCACCCGGATGAATGAAGCTGCCCCCCAGACCCCATGCTGGGAGGCCCCTGCAGGTTCAAGCCCTTGGTCAGTGGGGTGGCTGGACTAGAGAAAGCGGAATGAAACAGAGGTGGCCCGGACAGAAGTCTCCTTCTGAGGCATCTGGACAAACACTACTCTACCCTCTGCCCTGCCCTTCAGAGTGAATACTCAAAGAAGGGAAATGGATTCCCACCTGGGGCCGAGAATCCCCATGGGGAGATCTACCATCCCTAGAGTCGGTGCTTCCTTGCCCACCTCACTTCACAGCTGCTACCTGGGGACGAGACCAGGCATCCCTCTCAGATGCCACATGTCAAGGAAGCAGAGCTCACTGGCTTGCTGCTGTTTACATCAATGCATAGAGAGGGCAGTGTACAAAGTGCAGGTGGAGGGAGCATCCTGGGCCCCATTCCTTCCAGGAAAGGCTATTCAGATGAGTATCAGAAGTGGGCTAGCTGTGGTACACTGGCAAAAAGTTTGGAAGTGCTCTTATGGTAGTACCACACAACGTGTTTTtatgtacatcttttttttttttaatcattggagtatagttgttttacaatactattttagtttcaggtacaTAGAGCAACATTGAAAACAGagtgtttcaatatttttatagattatactccatttaaagttactatACAATTTTGACTCTATACATTGTGCTGTACAATGTATCACTGTAGCTTATGTATTGATGTTCACTCATTTTTTACTAAGTACCCTGCTGAGTCCATGACTGATTTAGAATGAACATTTTCCTTAGAAGGAGGGCTTGAGTAAGTAACAGGCTGTAACTGTGCCCTGCTACGTATTTCCTTGCAGACACCTGGCTACTATGATCTTCTGTCCCTCGTGCTGGTTGTGTTAGACTAATGAAGTTACCAATGCTATCACTTACAAACCTGTAAGTCTTTCAATCCGAGACCTGGATTGAATTGGATTAGTTGGGCCTCCAGGAGactccctggggaaggaagagtGAGAAACACTGACAGAAACAGTACTACAGGCTCTAGTGAGCAGAGAAGGCACTAGCAGGTAAAGAGATGCTTCTGGCTAAGGATTTATACAGGAGGCCAAGGAGAATGCTTAAGTCCTTTACTTCATAACCCTCCTCTGAAGACCTTCCCGTTCATCGCACACCTGTTTCACGAGATATACTCTTTCAGGgactatacttccataaaaagAGCCAAGtgtccagaaaaaagaaaaaaagatcagtcCTTTTAGGTGCTATATCCACAGCCCCTTACCACTAGTCTGGTGTTCACTGCGCGTATGTGGAAATCTGGCTGCCAAGGGCCTTCAGTTGGTATGCTGCCTAGGGCTCTGACCTTGACTCTCCAGAAGAAAC contains:
- the CIROP gene encoding LOW QUALITY PROTEIN: ciliated left-right organizer metallopeptidase (The sequence of the model RefSeq protein was modified relative to this genomic sequence to represent the inferred CDS: deleted 1 base in 1 codon; substituted 2 bases at 2 genomic stop codons), whose amino-acid sequence is MPKSYSLEFTLILNPSKPKPAMVEILYQRELGILKEMRHSLLKPGYEGETCLEVKISKFLKKKKKDWGWDQVNHSTAEVLLWGRASLSSCLSGPGPEFGPVATCGNGASGFSCTGSGPGCQYLHPDEXSCPPDPMLGGPCRFKPLVSGSEYSKKGNGFPPGAENPHGEIYHPXSRCFLAHLTSQLLPGDETRHPSQMPHVKEAELTGLCCLHQCIERAVYKVQVEGASWAPFLPGKAIQMSIRSGLAVVHWQKVWKCSYGSTTQRVFMYIFFFFNHWSIVVLQYYFSFRYIEQH